A segment of the Frankineae bacterium MT45 genome:
GAACAGTGAATTGGATAGGACAGCGCGCGGTCTCAGGGACGGTTGCTGAGGTTCTCCAGCGCCTGAGCCGAGAGAGGCCGATCGGCGTAGATCAGGCGCATCACCGTCGGATCAGGATTTCCGGCGTCGGGCACCCGGGCCGCGAGCCTGAGCCCGGCCCGCTCCGCGGTGCGCCGCGAACCCTCATTCTGCTCGACCAGGTAGGCGATCACGGGCACGTCCGGGTCGCGCTGCGCGGCGGCCGCCTGCGCCGCGCGAGCGATCTCGGTCGCGAAACCGTGCCCCCACGCCTCCGGCCGCAGCCGGTAGCAGAGGTTCCACACCACCCCGCCGCGCAGCATGCAGCCGCCGGCGCCGACGAACTCCCCGGCGACGAGTGCGGGCTCAATCGTCGAAGCGACATCTGCCGTCGAGCCAGACTCGGCCGGCACGTCGACGCGCAACCGGGCCGCCCAGTAGTGCAGACCAGTCTCAGCCCAACCGCGGCTGGCGTTGGCGATCATCTCCCGCGTACGGTCGCGGTCGACGTAGCGGCCGCTCGGAAAGTGCCCCCAGCCGCGGGGATCGGACTGGAGGGCGAACATCGGCTCCAGGTCGTCGGGGGTGATCGCGTCCAGTTGCAGACGTGCGGTCTGGACGTGGGCCAACGGGTTCATCACTACCACTCTGCCACTAACCGCCTTCCGTCACGGCGCGGTCACCGTGGGCAGCGATGGACATAGGCTCCTCGCTGTGTGCACCGTCTTCTGCCGTTGGGACCCGTTGGCCGCCGTCCCGATCCTCATGCTCACGCTGCGGGACGAGCTGGCCAGCCGCTCCTTCGACGGGCCGGGGAACTGGTGGCCGGAGGCGCCGGACGTGGTCGGTGGCCGCGACCGCCGGGCCGGGGGTACCTGGTGCGCCTCGCAGGTGCGCAGTGGCACCACCTCGGTCGTGCTCAACCGCCCCGACCGGCCAGCGGCGGCCCCGGGTGCGCTGAGCCGGGGTGCGCTGCCCCTGCTGGCCCTGCGTCACGGCACCGACTGGCCGCAGGCGATCGATGTTGCGCCGATGGCCTCGTTCAACCTGGTGCTGCTGCAGCCGGAGGCGCTGACCTGGTGGAGCTTCGACGGGGCGACGCTGCAGCGCCAGGAACTCGCGCCCGGGACGTACATGTTCAAGCCCTCCGGTCTGGCCGCGGAACCGAGCGACGCGCGCTTCGCCGCGCCCCCGCCAGCCGGCAGCGAGGCGGTGAGCGGCCTGACCGAAGAGCTCTGGGCTCCGTGGTTGGCTCCCCTGCGGGAGGCCGAGCCCGCTCCGGAGCCGGGCGGGCTGCTGGTCCGGCTCCCAGTCGGCGACGACAGCTATGAGACGGTCTACTCGCAGTTCATCGCCGCCCGTCCGGGGCGTCTCCGACTGGACTACGCGAGCGGGCTGGGACGCAGCCGGGCTGGGGAGGCTGGCCTCTGGAGCAGCGCGACTTGGCAGACGGAGGGCGGCGAGGGGTCGCTGCGCCGTGTGACGGATTGACAACACACCTTGCCGAGACGGCAAGATGGAGGTGTGCCGTCAAGCGAGCCTGACCTCGCCCCCGTCCTCGACGCCGTCGGGCCACAGCTGCGTGCGCTGCGCCAGCGCCGCGGGGCTACCCTGGCCCAACTCTCGGCCTCGACCGGTATCTCGGTCAGCACCCTCTCCCGGCTGGAGTCCGGCCAGCGCCGCCCGACCCTCGAACTTCTCCTGCTGCTGGCCCGCGCTCACCAGGTGCCGCTGGACGAGTTGGTCGACGCGCCGGCCACCGGCGATCCTCGGGTTCATGCCCGTCCGCTGAAGCGCCGGGGAATGACGATCATCCCGCTGACCCGTCGACCCGGCGGCGTGCGCGCCTACAAGATGGTGATCGGTAAGAACTGGCCGGCCGAACCCCAGCAGCAGGTGCATGAGGGGTACGAGTGGCTGTACATCCTCTCGGGGCGGCTACGGCTGCTGCTGGGCGAGCACGACATGATCCTGACGCCGGGGGAGGTGGCCGAGTTCGACACCCACCTGCCGCACTTCTTCGGCAACCCGGGCCCCGAACCAGCCGAAGTTCTCAGCCTATTCGGGCCGCAGGGCGAGCGCCTGCACGTCCGTTCCCGACCGGCGAAGCGCTAGTCGCGGACTCCGGCTTCGGGCCGCTTTTAGACGCCGATGTCGCGACGGTTCAGCGCGAAGGCGGCCAGCGCCGTGGTGACGATCGCCGTCCCGGCCAGCAGCGCGCAGTAGCCCAGGTCGAGGCCGCTGGCCAGGGCGTCGCTACCGATGAACCAGTAGTACGGCGAGAGGTTGCGCACCCAGCCGAGGCCGCCGATGAGCGGGATGAAGCTGTCGGCCAGATAGGCCAGCAGCAGCACCCCGGCGCTGATGCCCAGTGAGTTCGACGGATGCCCGACGGCGGCGCTGATCAGCAGCGCGACTCCGGCCAGGCTGCAGGCGAAGAGTAGCCAGGTGAAGGTCTGGGCGGCCAGCTTGTCGGCGCCGATGCTGAGACCGGTGGGAGAGCGCAGCAGCAGCACGACCACGAAGAGCACCAGGCCCAGGGCGACGAGTACCGCGATCATCGCCGCCATTCGGGCCAGCACCAGATTGGTACGGCTAACCGGGTAAGCCAGGATCAGGTCGAGCGCCCCGGACTCCTCGTCACCGGCGACGGACCGGGTAGCCGCGCTGACCACGTAGATGGAGGTCAGGATGAGCAGCGGGATTCCATAGACGGTCGCGTTCAGGTAGCCGACGGGTGAGGTCAGATCCTGCAGATTCAGCGCCTGCTTCAACGAGGCCGGGTAGCTGCTGATCGCCGCCGACTTGGCCCCGCCGATGCTCTTGAAGCTGGAACCGTAGAGGAGCGTCAGCGCCGCCAAGCCGATGATCCAGCCGAGGGCTCCGCGCCGGTTCTGACGCAGCGTGAGCCGGGTCAGCTCAACGGTGGTCATCGGCGGCCTCCCGGTACAGGGCCACAAAGACGTTCTCGAGATCCGGTTCCTCTACCTGCAGGGTCCGCACCGGGTGGCGAGCCGCGGCCTTGACGAGCCCGTCCGCACCACCGGCCAGCTGGCAGCGCAGCACCCAGATTCCGGACTCCGCCTCGACCGTGACGCCGAGGACGTTCGGAAGGCGGCTGAACTCGTCGGCGTCCACCGGCTCCTCGAACTGGATCTCGACGCTGCGGACCGCTCGTTCGCGCAGCGAGTCGACCGTGTCGGTGGCGACCATACGCCCGCCGCGGATCATGCCGACCCGATCCGCGGTGGCCTGGACCTCGGAGAGGATGTGCGAGGAGAGGAAGACGGTGCGCCCGTCGGCCCGGACCTCATTCACCAGGTCGATGAATCGCTGGCGCAGCAGCGGGTCGAGTCCGTCGGTCGGCTCGTCGAGGATCAGCAACTCCGGGTCGTGCATGAAGGCCTGAAGTAGCCCAACCTTGCGGCGGTTTCCTTTGGAGAGTTCGCGGAAAGTGCGACTCAGGTCCAGTTCGAAGCGCTCCGCCAGTTGCGAGATGCGCGCTTCGGAGACTCCACCGCGGAGGCGGCCGAGCCCGGTGAGCGCATCCCGGACGCTCTGCCGTCCGTAGATGACGAAGTCGCCGGGTAGGTAGCCGATCCGCCGTCGCAGGGCTGAGCCGTCGGCTCGTGGCGACCGGCCGAAGAGCGTCACCTCACCCGATGTCGGGCGGAGCAGGTCGAGGAGTACGCGGATTGTGGTGGACTTACCAGCCCCGTTCGGCCCGAGAAATCCGAAGACTTCTCCCACCTCGACGCGCAGATTCACGTCGGTCAGGGCCGGGCGTCGACCGTAGTTCTTGCAGAGGGCGACCGCCTGGATCGCCTCGTTCGGGTCGGGGACGCTCGCCACCCAGAAAGGATACTTACGGCGGGCTACAGCGGAAGGAGCTGACTCGCCGACTGGGTGAAGGAGTGTGTGCTGTCGCCGATCGCGGCGCCGGCCGACTGCGCGCTGCGCCGCAGTTCACGGGCTGTGCGGCGCGCCCTCCAGCCGATTGACGGCTTCCCCTCGGTGTCGACCGCGGCCAGGAGCAGGCCGCCGAGGACGCTGGCGTTCTTGATGAACTGCAGCCGCTGGGTGGCCCGTCGGGTCGGGTCCTGCTCGGCCCAGAACGCGTGACCGGCCACTGTCGTCGGCACCAGGCTGCAGGCCAGCCCGAGCGAAGCGAGCCGCGGGAAGGTGCCGCTGGCCAGCGCAATCCCGCCGACCACCTTCGCCGCACCGTCGAGGCGCACCAACTGCTCGGTGGTCGTGATGCCGGGAATCTGTCCGACCATGCCCCCGGCTACCCCTTCGGCGGCGGGCGCTTTGGCATCCGGATGGCGGATGGCATCTATCCCCCCGACGATGAAGAGGGAGGCGAGCAGCGGGCGGGCGATCTTTCGAACCAGGGCCATTCGTCCATCTTGGCACTTCCGGTGCGCAGCGCCGCCCCCGGCCGTTAGACCAGCAGACCGGTCTCCCGATCGCCGGCCAGCGCGCGGCGCTGATGCGCCCGTGACGCACCCAGGGCAACCGCCGTTCCGCCGATCGCGTAGGCGGCGATCACCAGCAGATGCCAGCCGATCCCCACCCCGTCGAAGTAGACGATCCGACGTACGGTGTCGGTGCCGGCACCGTTCGGGAGCAGGAAGCTCATGGCTCGCCAGAACGGGGGCAGCAGTGACGGCTGGTACGCCCCGCCGGCGCTCGGGTTGCCGAGGACCACGAAGACGAGCACGGTGATACCGATACCGAGCACGCCGAAGAGCACCTGGAATGCCATCGTGACGGCTGCACTTGCGTAGACGATGAGGGCGCCGAGCCACCAGAGCGCGACGAAGTGTCCGGTGAGCGCGCCGAGGATCTGGTCGACGATGAGGGCGCCGCCGAATCCGGAGGCGATCGCGTACGGCGCGACGGCCAGCAGCCGGATGAGGGCACGACGAGGGGTTGCCGGCCGGGCGCCCTTCGAGACGCCGAGCAGGGCGGCGACCAGGTAGCCGCCGACGATCCAGCCGATGACGAGATAGAAGCCGGTGAGGCCACGTCCGTCCCCTGACTGCAGCGGAACGACGTCCTCTACGGCGACGGTGCGCTGCTGGCTGGCCTCAGCCTGCTGCACGACCTGCTCGACGGCGGAAGCGACCGATGTCCCTCCACCGGAGGCGATGAGGAGGCGATCCTGCTTGCCGGTCGGGTCGACGATGAGCGCGCCGGAGCGGGAGGTGTCCAGGATCTTCTGGCGAGCGACGGCCTCGGTCTCGACCGCGTCCACCTTGATCGGGCTCCCCTCGATCGCGTTGAGCTTCGCGACGAGCTGCGCCGAGGTCGACGCTGGGGCGACGAGTGCGACCGGAATGCTGTGCGGCCGCGGCGCGTGGAAGGCCCCTACGTAGGAGAGGATGAACCCCAACTGCAGCGCCAGCACCCCGACGACCAGGGCCACCGTCCGGGGGGAGACGGCGTCCCACAGTTCGCTGAGGAAGCCCTGCTCGCCGCCGCCATTGCGGTTGTCGCTGCCGCCGTCCTGGTTGTTGGAGTCGTTGTTGTCGTCGCTATCGGAGTCGTGCTCGTGGGACATGCGTCGCCTCTCGTGAGCCCGGCTCGCTCAGGTGTTGTTGGCGACGATCGCGTCGAGGAGGACCCCACCGATCTGCGACGGGTCGTTCACCTGATACGACTGGCCGCCGGTCGCGTCCGAGATCTGCTTCAGGGCGGCGGTGTCGGCGTCATGGCCGAAGCCGATCGTCACGATGCGAACCGGCTTGGCCGGGTTGTACTGCTGCTTCAGCGTAGCCAATACGTCGGCCAGCGTCGTGCTGCTGTTCGGGTCGACGTTCGAGCCGTCGGTTAGCAGCGCGACGACGTTGACCGCCTTCGGGTCGTAGTGCTGGCTGCTGTCGGCGAAGGCGGCCAGGACGGTGGCATAGAGGGCGGTGTTCCCGCCGGTCTGCTGGGGCAGCGAACGGTCTGCGGCGAGCAGCTGCTGGCGATTCTGGCCGACGACTCCGAGGGGGACGAGTTCGGTCCACGGGTTGGCCGGTGGCGCCTTGGTCGAGAAGACCCAGAGGCCGACCGTCCAACTTGGCGGGACGACGTTGGTCGCCTCCTGCGTCGCCTGGGAGGCGATCAGGATCTTCGAACTCCCGCCGGGGACGGCCGGGTCGTTCATCGAACCCGAGACGTCGATCACCGAGAGCATGTGTGACGGTTTGAGGGCGGCCTGCCAGAGGCGTCCGGCCAGACCCTGCAGATCGGTCGACGGGGCCGGCGCCGGGTCGAGGGCCGGGGACGCCTCGCCGAGGATCGATGCCTGGCCCTGCAGCGGATCGCCCTTGGTGTTGCGGAGGCCGAGGGCGGCGAAGCGCGCCTGCGCACCCGTATAGCTGAGCGTCTTCGCGAAGGCGGCGGCGCCGGCGGTTCCGATGGCGGAGGCGTTGCTCGAGCCGACCGTGACGATCGGGTAGTCGAGGAGGGTGGCCAGTCCGGCCGGGTAGATGGGCTTGGCCAGCACCTCCCCGGCCTGCTGGTTGGCGAAGAAGACCTGCTGTTCGCTGGTTACGAAGGCGGCCGCGCTGCTCGGGTGCGCCTTCAGGCTGGCGAAGCCGTCGGTCGGCGAGGTGAGCGGCGCGTTCTGCATCCGCATGAAGAGGCCCACCACCTGGGCCTGCGAACCGGGGACTGCGCCGGCCTGCGTCGCCGCCGTCGTGGTGATGAGCGCTCCGGTGCCGGAGGTGTCAGGGTCGGAGATGGAGATCGGGACGCTGCCGGCCAGGACGCCCTTCCAGCCGGCCTGCGCCTCGGCGGTGATCGCCGCGCTGCTCGACGCCGGGGCGGCGACGACCAGCGGTGATGTGCCGACTGAGCCGACCTGCTTCACCAGTGACGGCCGCAGCGCTGCGAGCTTGCTGCTCCATGTCGTGGAGTCCGGCAGCCAGACCGTGGGAGCGGCCACCGAGGAGAGATCGCGTATCGCTGACGACGGGTCCTGCACCGTCACCGCCGCCTGAGCGCAGGCGCCGTGGATCGACGGCTTGCTGGCCGTCCACTTGTTGGCCAGCGCCTGCACAGCCGGGAGGAGCTCGGCGGTCACCACGACCGGGACGCTGAGGGTGCCGGTGCACGGCTTCTTGACCGGGGCCCGACTTGCGGCTGTGGCCCCGTCGTCGTGCCCGATGGCAAAGTAACCGGCGGTGGCCAAGACCAGCAGGGCCACGACACCGCCGCCGATGAGCGACTGCCGGCGGCGGGATCGAGCGCGTCGGCCGGATCGCCCGGAGCGAGCGTGCCGGTCGCGGCGGGTTGATCGCGGGGGCAGTTCGGGCCCGTTCTCGGCCCCGCGGGAGGGCGTCGAACCTCCTGACCCGACTGGGGCGCTATGCCGGCCTGCCATACTCCGCTGGTCCTCCCCTGGTGCGGTGATCCCGGTCTCGCGGGTGCTCTGGTTTCAGCCATGCTACTGACCAGTTACCTGTTCGCGAGAACTTTGCCTAATGAATCACTGGGAGTGACTAACAGGTTGCGCGGCGCCGACCCCGCTTCACGACGGCCCGTCCACCCTTGGCCGGAGCGAAGGCAACACCGCGTGAGTGCCAACGTTCGTCCGGCTCGCCCGTCGGCACCAGCTCGAACTCCCGGAACAGAGTGCGGAGCACGACGTTCATCTCCATGTTCGCGAAGGCTGCGCCGATGCAGCGCCGCGTCCCGCCGCCGAACGGGACCCACGAGTAGTTGTCCGGATGCACGCCGAGGAATCGGTCCGGGTCGAAGACGGCCGCGTTCGGAAAGACCGCATTGTCATGGTGGATCAGATCGATGCCGACCATCACCGTGCACCCGTGGGGAATCGTCCACTCCCCGAGGGGCATCGTCGGGGCCAGGACGCGGCGGGCGGTCAAGTCGATCACCGAGCGGTTTCGCTGCACCTCGAGGATCGTCGCCTGCCGTAGCTGCGAACCGCCCTCATCGGCCTCCGTCACCAGCCGGGCCAGGATGTCGGGGTGGCGACGCAGGCGCTCGATCGCCCAGGCCAGGGTCGTGGCCGTCGTCTCGTGCCCTGCGGCGAGCATCGTCAGGAGCTGGTCGGCGATCTCGGCGCGACTCATCGACGTGCCGTCGTCGTAGGTACTACGCAGCATGATGGCGAGGACGTCACCTCGTTCGTCGAAGGCGGGATCAGCCGTCGCCTTGCTGATCAGGGCGTCGAGAATGACGTCGAATTCCCGGCGGTACGCGGCGAAACGTCCCCATGGGGTCCACCGCCATCGGCCGGAGCGGGGCAGCGGGATGAACATCAGCCGGGAACCCAATTCGACGAGCTTGGGCAGCAGCACCCGCAGCGACTCGAACTCGGCACCCTCGGCGCCGAAGACCGCACGCAGGATCGCGTTCAGCGTGATGCGCATCATCGGCGCGAGCGTCTGGAACTCCTCGCCGATCGGCCAATTGGCCGCTTCGATCAGGGTCTCCTCCTCAATGATCGCCTCATAAGCCTGCATGCGCTTGCCATGAAACGGCGGCACCAGCAGCTTGCGCTGCCGCAGGTGAGCTTTTCCGTCGAGATTGAAGAAGGAGTTGGGTCCGAGAACCTGGCCGAGGTTCGGCTGCTCGGTGCCGGCGATCTCCGGGCTGGTCATGAAGAGCTGCTTCACCAGAGCCGGATCACTGATGACCACCGAGCGACCGAACATCGGCAGGTCGAGCGTGAAGGCCGGGCCGTAGCGGTTGCGCAGCCACCGCAGCGCGCGTCGCCGGTTGGCGAGGAAGGCGAGGCCCATCGCCGCCCGGGGCAGCGGCGGGCCGGGCGGGAGGGCCGGCGAGTGGTGAACGGCGCCTTCGGTGGGGACGAGCTGGGTCATGATGCCTCCTCGCTGACGATGGTACGCCAGCGTACCGGGCGGGAACAAGCATCGGAGACAAGCCGCGGAAACAGGGGAAGGCTCGCTCGCCGCAACACTGACCGGACAACACCACAGACCGGGCAGATCGGATAGCGTATTCCCTGTGACAGCCCGTGGACGCGTGACCGCCGAGGTTGACACCACGGGCTTCGAGCACTCCGCGCGCCCCTGGTCGACCGGTCACGATCAGCCGGGGTCCTTCCGGCACCGACTCCTGGACGGGCTCGCCGCCTCGATCCGTGAGAAGGGCTTCCGGGAGACGACCGTCGCCGACATCGTCCGGCATGCTCGGACGTCACGACGCACCTTCTACGCCGAGTTCGCCAGCCGCGAGGAGTGCTACATCGCACTGCTACAGACGGTGAACGAACTGATGAAGCGGCAGATCGCCGGCGCGGTCGACACCGCTGCCCCCCGGGAGACCCAGATCCGCCGGGCGATCGAGGCCTACATCGCGGCCGTCGTCTCCGAACCGGAGATCACCCTCAGCTGGATCCGGGAACTCCCCGCGCTGGGCGCGATCGCTCACGAACTGCAGCGGAGTGCCCTCGAGACGACCGTGGATCTCCTGGTGCAACTGGCCGACAACGACCAATTTCGACGTGACGGGGTAGAGCCGATGTCTCGCGAGACGGCGACGCTGCTCCTCGGTGGTATCCGCGAGCTCATCGCGACCGTCGTCGAGGATGGCGGTGATCCGCGCCGCGTCAGCGAGGTTGCGGTTCGCGCC
Coding sequences within it:
- a CDS encoding Uncharacterized conserved protein, contains NRDE domain — encoded protein: MCTVFCRWDPLAAVPILMLTLRDELASRSFDGPGNWWPEAPDVVGGRDRRAGGTWCASQVRSGTTSVVLNRPDRPAAAPGALSRGALPLLALRHGTDWPQAIDVAPMASFNLVLLQPEALTWWSFDGATLQRQELAPGTYMFKPSGLAAEPSDARFAAPPPAGSEAVSGLTEELWAPWLAPLREAEPAPEPGGLLVRLPVGDDSYETVYSQFIAARPGRLRLDYASGLGRSRAGEAGLWSSATWQTEGGEGSLRRVTD
- a CDS encoding transcriptional regulator, TetR family, whose protein sequence is MTAEVDTTGFEHSARPWSTGHDQPGSFRHRLLDGLAASIREKGFRETTVADIVRHARTSRRTFYAEFASREECYIALLQTVNELMKRQIAGAVDTAAPRETQIRRAIEAYIAAVVSEPEITLSWIRELPALGAIAHELQRSALETTVDLLVQLADNDQFRRDGVEPMSRETATLLLGGIRELIATVVEDGGDPRRVSEVAVRAATLLLGPARVGQV
- a CDS encoding Protein N-acetyltransferase, RimJ/RimL family → MNPLAHVQTARLQLDAITPDDLEPMFALQSDPRGWGHFPSGRYVDRDRTREMIANASRGWAETGLHYWAARLRVDVPAESGSTADVASTIEPALVAGEFVGAGGCMLRGGVVWNLCYRLRPEAWGHGFATEIARAAQAAAAQRDPDVPVIAYLVEQNEGSRRTAERAGLRLAARVPDAGNPDPTVMRLIYADRPLSAQALENLSNRP
- a CDS encoding ABC-2 type transport system permease protein; the encoded protein is MTTVELTRLTLRQNRRGALGWIIGLAALTLLYGSSFKSIGGAKSAAISSYPASLKQALNLQDLTSPVGYLNATVYGIPLLILTSIYVVSAATRSVAGDEESGALDLILAYPVSRTNLVLARMAAMIAVLVALGLVLFVVVLLLRSPTGLSIGADKLAAQTFTWLLFACSLAGVALLISAAVGHPSNSLGISAGVLLLAYLADSFIPLIGGLGWVRNLSPYYWFIGSDALASGLDLGYCALLAGTAIVTTALAAFALNRRDIGV
- a CDS encoding von Willebrand factor type A domain-containing protein, producing MALLVLATAGYFAIGHDDGATAASRAPVKKPCTGTLSVPVVVTAELLPAVQALANKWTASKPSIHGACAQAAVTVQDPSSAIRDLSSVAAPTVWLPDSTTWSSKLAALRPSLVKQVGSVGTSPLVVAAPASSSAAITAEAQAGWKGVLAGSVPISISDPDTSGTGALITTTAATQAGAVPGSQAQVVGLFMRMQNAPLTSPTDGFASLKAHPSSAAAFVTSEQQVFFANQQAGEVLAKPIYPAGLATLLDYPIVTVGSSNASAIGTAGAAAFAKTLSYTGAQARFAALGLRNTKGDPLQGQASILGEASPALDPAPAPSTDLQGLAGRLWQAALKPSHMLSVIDVSGSMNDPAVPGGSSKILIASQATQEATNVVPPSWTVGLWVFSTKAPPANPWTELVPLGVVGQNRQQLLAADRSLPQQTGGNTALYATVLAAFADSSQHYDPKAVNVVALLTDGSNVDPNSSTTLADVLATLKQQYNPAKPVRIVTIGFGHDADTAALKQISDATGGQSYQVNDPSQIGGVLLDAIVANNT
- a CDS encoding Uncharacterized membrane protein YphA, DoxX/SURF4 family, translated to MALVRKIARPLLASLFIVGGIDAIRHPDAKAPAAEGVAGGMVGQIPGITTTEQLVRLDGAAKVVGGIALASGTFPRLASLGLACSLVPTTVAGHAFWAEQDPTRRATQRLQFIKNASVLGGLLLAAVDTEGKPSIGWRARRTARELRRSAQSAGAAIGDSTHSFTQSASQLLPL
- a CDS encoding ABC-2 type transport system ATP-binding protein yields the protein MASVPDPNEAIQAVALCKNYGRRPALTDVNLRVEVGEVFGFLGPNGAGKSTTIRVLLDLLRPTSGEVTLFGRSPRADGSALRRRIGYLPGDFVIYGRQSVRDALTGLGRLRGGVSEARISQLAERFELDLSRTFRELSKGNRRKVGLLQAFMHDPELLILDEPTDGLDPLLRQRFIDLVNEVRADGRTVFLSSHILSEVQATADRVGMIRGGRMVATDTVDSLRERAVRSVEIQFEEPVDADEFSRLPNVLGVTVEAESGIWVLRCQLAGGADGLVKAAARHPVRTLQVEEPDLENVFVALYREAADDHR
- a CDS encoding transcriptional regulator, XRE family with cupin sensor, with product MPSSEPDLAPVLDAVGPQLRALRQRRGATLAQLSASTGISVSTLSRLESGQRRPTLELLLLLARAHQVPLDELVDAPATGDPRVHARPLKRRGMTIIPLTRRPGGVRAYKMVIGKNWPAEPQQQVHEGYEWLYILSGRLRLLLGEHDMILTPGEVAEFDTHLPHFFGNPGPEPAEVLSLFGPQGERLHVRSRPAKR